One window from the genome of Acidisarcina sp. encodes:
- the efp gene encoding elongation factor P, with product MAALIDAIAVKRKMFFEIENTPFLCLESDVSTPTARGAQTLVRLKMRNLLTNAVFDKTFKASDKFKEPDLQMVPASYLYRDGSGSHFLDQETFETLTLSEEMLGDAMDFLVEGAVIELHKYNGNPIGLQLPPQVELTVTYTEPGTRGDTASGNVTKPAKLETGIEIRVPPFIKEGERIKVSTETREFAGRA from the coding sequence ATGGCCGCACTGATCGACGCCATCGCTGTAAAACGCAAGATGTTTTTCGAAATCGAAAATACCCCCTTCCTGTGTCTGGAGTCAGACGTTTCCACCCCCACGGCACGGGGCGCCCAGACGCTGGTTCGCCTGAAGATGCGCAACCTCCTTACCAATGCGGTCTTCGATAAGACCTTCAAGGCCAGCGACAAGTTCAAGGAGCCGGACCTGCAGATGGTCCCCGCATCCTACTTGTACCGCGACGGATCCGGTTCCCACTTCCTGGACCAGGAAACCTTTGAGACGCTCACCCTCTCTGAAGAGATGCTCGGCGACGCGATGGACTTCCTCGTGGAGGGAGCCGTCATCGAACTGCATAAGTACAACGGCAACCCCATCGGATTACAACTGCCGCCTCAGGTGGAGTTGACCGTCACCTACACGGAACCCGGCACACGCGGCGACACCGCAAGCGGCAATGTGACCAAACCCGCCAAGCTCGAAACCGGCATCGAAATCCGCGTTCCTCCCTTCATCAAAGAGGGAGAAAGAATCAAGGTCTCCACAGAAACCCGGGAATTCGCCGGCCGCGCCTGA
- a CDS encoding DUF507 family protein, with protein MRISRDKLNKMAHVVADTLAETDECDFLEDRNTIRQEARKILENLLTEETKIDLAARQKIASQRRIIPEGSQEWDILYRKYYNDEVKKLGI; from the coding sequence GTGAGAATCTCCCGCGATAAGCTGAACAAGATGGCCCACGTTGTGGCCGATACCCTGGCGGAAACCGACGAGTGCGACTTTCTTGAGGATCGCAACACGATCCGGCAGGAGGCTCGCAAGATTCTAGAGAACCTGCTGACGGAGGAGACGAAGATTGATCTTGCAGCTCGGCAAAAGATCGCCTCTCAGCGCAGGATCATTCCTGAAGGCAGCCAGGAGTGGGACATTCTGTACCGCAAGTACTACAACGACGAAGTGAAGAAGCTGGGGATTTAA
- a CDS encoding DUF507 family protein, whose amino-acid sequence MIFSREYVGYLARQTVKHLVDAKMIRSDKLAAVEEHVLNGLLEELTLEDRINEEVRVILDAYQDEMNRTGASYAEMFKKVKLELAKKYKAVL is encoded by the coding sequence ATGATTTTCTCAAGAGAATACGTCGGTTATCTGGCTCGGCAAACGGTGAAACATCTTGTCGATGCCAAGATGATCCGAAGCGATAAGCTTGCCGCGGTCGAGGAGCACGTCCTGAACGGTCTGCTGGAGGAACTGACTCTGGAAGATCGGATTAACGAGGAAGTGCGTGTGATCCTGGATGCGTACCAGGACGAGATGAACCGGACCGGCGCAAGTTATGCCGAAATGTTCAAGAAGGTCAAGCTGGAGCTGGCCAAGAAATACAAGGCGGTCCTGTGA
- a CDS encoding ferredoxin gives MEYLANFERHVFVCTNHREPGSARPSCTVNGKSELHLLFKQKIDAIGLKGRVRANKSGCLDQCEHGPTVVVYPEQVWYGFVKPEDVDEIVREHLVGGRVVERLRLPESCINTAQCPHRPGPQKGR, from the coding sequence ATGGAATACTTGGCAAATTTTGAGCGGCATGTTTTCGTCTGTACAAATCATCGCGAGCCGGGGAGCGCACGACCGTCCTGCACAGTGAACGGCAAGAGCGAACTGCACCTGCTTTTCAAGCAAAAGATCGACGCAATCGGGCTGAAAGGACGGGTCCGGGCCAATAAATCCGGCTGTCTCGACCAGTGCGAGCATGGACCAACGGTGGTTGTGTATCCGGAGCAGGTCTGGTACGGCTTTGTGAAGCCGGAGGATGTGGACGAGATTGTGAGGGAACACCTGGTAGGCGGGCGCGTGGTCGAGCGACTGCGCTTGCCGGAGAGCTGCATCAATACCGCCCAATGTCCTCATCGGCCGGGGCCGCAGAAAGGCCGCTAG